ACCGGTACTCCGCGGCGTGCAAGCGGTCGTAGGTGTCGCGATCCACGTCGAGGAGACATCGGATCCGATCCCGCTCAGCCTTGATCACCTGGCCGGCCACATCGTCGGTCATACCCGCTCCTGCTCACTCGTTCGGTTCTGGCCGGCGACCCGGCGGTGTTCGCTCAACGGACGCCAGGTTGCCGGAAGATCACCGTGTTTGGCGAATCCGTCAGGATCGAAGACGAGTATCGTCGGGTGCTCTGGATCCCCGCCGGTGACGATCGGCGGGCCTTCGGTTTCGGGATTGGCCGTCATAGAGCGCGAGTACCCGCCGCGAGTGCGTGAACCGGCCCGGAACGGGTATCCGCGTCCGCGTGGAGGTGACTTCGTGGCCGCGTTGAAGGAAGTGCTCGGGCCGCGGCCGGTGGAGCACCGGCCGCGGTACGCCGGTGCCAAGGGCGGGATGCTGCTGAACCTGCTGCGCACCACCGACCACAAGCAGATCGGCATTCTCTATCTGAGCACCTCGTTCGGCTTCTTCATGGTCGGCGGGCTGATGGCGCTGCTGATGCGCGGCGAACTCGGTTATCCGGGACTGCAGTTCCTCTCGCAGGAGCAGTACAACCAGCTGTTCACCATGCACGGCACGATCATGCTGCTGCTCTACGCCACCCCCAACGTCTTCGGCTTCGCGAACTTCATCCTGCCGCTGCAGATCGGCTCGCCGGACGTGGCCTTCCCCCGGCTGAACGCGTTCGCCTACTGGCTCTACCTGTTCGGCGGCCTGATCGTGCTGTCCGCGTTCATCACCCCCGGCGGCGCCCCCGATTTCGGCTGGACCGCCTACACCCCGCTCTCCAGCGCCATCCACTCGCCGGGGATCGGCGGTGACCTGTGGATCTCCGGGCTGATCGTGTCCGGCCTCGGCACCATTCTCGGCGCGGTCAACATGACCACCACGGTGATCTGCCTGCGCGCGCCGGGCATGACCATGTGGCGGATGCCGATCTTCACCTGGAACATCCTGTTCACCTCGATCCTGGTGCTGGCCGCCTTCCCGATCCTGACCGCGGCGCTGTTCGCCCTGCTGGCGGACCGGCACCTCGGCGCGCACGCCTTCGACCCGGCCAACGGCGGCGCGATCCTGTGGCAGCACCTGTTCTGGTTCTTCGGCCATCCCGAGGTCTACATCGTCGCGTTGCCGTACTTCGGCATCATCACCGAGATCGTGCCGGTGTTCAGCCGGAAACCGCTGTTCGGCTACAAGCTGATGGTGTGGGCCACGGTCGGCATCACCGCGCTGTCGTTCGCGGTGTGGGCGCACCACATGTTCGCCACCGGCGCCGTGGTGCTGCCGTTCTTCGCCTTCCTGACCTTCCTGATCGCGGTACCGACCGGGATCAAGTTCTTCAACTGGATCGGCACCATGTGGCGCGGGCAGTTGAGCTTCGAGACGCCGATGCTGTGGGCGATCGGCTTCCTGGTCACCTTCCTGCTCGGCGGTCTGACCGGGGTGCTGCTCGCCGCGCCGCCGCTGAACTTCCACGTCACCGACTCGTACTTCGTGGTGGCGCACTTCCACTACGTGCTGTTCGGCACGATCGTGTTCGCCACCTTCGCCGGGATCTACTTCTGGTTCCCGAAGATCACCGGCCGCATGCTCGACGAACCGCTGGGCAAGCTGCACTTCTGGACCACGTTCATCGGCTTCCACACCACCTTCCTCGTCCAGCACTGGCTCGGTGACGAAGGCATGCCGCGCCGCTACGCCGACTACCTGGTCAGCGACGGATTCGTGGCGCTGAACATGATCTCCACGGTGGGCGCGTTCCTGCTGGGCCTGTCGGTGCTGCCGTTCCTGTGGAACGTGGTGCGCAGCTACCGCTACGGCGAACGCGTCGAGGTCGACGACCCGTGGGGCTTCGGGAACTCGCTGGAATGGGCCACCACCTGCCCGCCGCCGCGGCACAACTTCACCGAGCTGCCGCGCATCCGGTCCGAGCGCCCGGCGTTCGAGCTGCACTACCCGCACATGTCGGCACGCTGGCGGGACGAGACCCACGTTTCCCCGTTCCGCCGGAAGACCCAGCCGCCGACCCCGTCGGAGAAGCTCGCCGACGCCAGCAAATCGTCAGAGGGCTAGTACATCTACTTGCGTGTATATATGTCGCCGTGTATGTTCATGGCGTGGCCAACAACGTGCAACAACGACTGACGGCGATCTCGGAGCCGAACCGGTTCCGGATCGTCGAGTTGCTCCGGGACGGACCGCGGTCGGTGGGGGAGATCGTCGAGGCACTGGGCCTCGGCCAGCCACAGGTGTCCCGGCACCTGCGGCTGCTCGCCGACGCCGGCGTGGTCGAAGTGACCAAGAAGGCCCAGCAGCGGATCTACCGCCTGCACCCCGAAGCCATGCGTGAGCTGAGCGACTGGGCGGCGGGGTTCGCCGAACTGTGGTCGGCGCGGATGGACCGCCTCGGCGCCTTTCTCGATGACAACACGAACCAGCAGGGAGCCTGACCATGCCGGACGGCATCGCGATCGACCGGTCGCGCAACACCATTCACCTCAGCCGCGGTTACTCCGCCGGTCTCGACCGGGTCTGGTGGGCCTGGACCGACGCCGAGGCCATCAGCCGCTGGTGGGGGCCGGAAGGCTGGGCCGCGACCGTGCACGAGATGGACGTGCGGCCGGGCGGGCGCTGGCGGTTCCAGATCGCCCCGGAGGACGGCTCGGCCGGCCCGGTCCGCGTCCTCGCCACCTACGGAAACGTGGTCCCGCGCGCCGAACTGTCCTATGAGGACACCTTCGCCGACGAGGCGTGGCAGTCCGACGGTACCGGGACCTTCCCGACCACGGTCACCTTCACCGCGTCCGGCGCCGGTTGCACGGTCGAGGTGACGGCGACCTTTCCCGACGGTGCCGCGTTGCAGCGGGCCGTCGAACTCCAGATGGCCGAAGGCTACGCC
The genomic region above belongs to Amycolatopsis sp. YIM 10 and contains:
- a CDS encoding helix-turn-helix transcriptional regulator, with translation MANNVQQRLTAISEPNRFRIVELLRDGPRSVGEIVEALGLGQPQVSRHLRLLADAGVVEVTKKAQQRIYRLHPEAMRELSDWAAGFAELWSARMDRLGAFLDDNTNQQGA
- the ctaD gene encoding cytochrome c oxidase subunit I, coding for MLLNLLRTTDHKQIGILYLSTSFGFFMVGGLMALLMRGELGYPGLQFLSQEQYNQLFTMHGTIMLLLYATPNVFGFANFILPLQIGSPDVAFPRLNAFAYWLYLFGGLIVLSAFITPGGAPDFGWTAYTPLSSAIHSPGIGGDLWISGLIVSGLGTILGAVNMTTTVICLRAPGMTMWRMPIFTWNILFTSILVLAAFPILTAALFALLADRHLGAHAFDPANGGAILWQHLFWFFGHPEVYIVALPYFGIITEIVPVFSRKPLFGYKLMVWATVGITALSFAVWAHHMFATGAVVLPFFAFLTFLIAVPTGIKFFNWIGTMWRGQLSFETPMLWAIGFLVTFLLGGLTGVLLAAPPLNFHVTDSYFVVAHFHYVLFGTIVFATFAGIYFWFPKITGRMLDEPLGKLHFWTTFIGFHTTFLVQHWLGDEGMPRRYADYLVSDGFVALNMISTVGAFLLGLSVLPFLWNVVRSYRYGERVEVDDPWGFGNSLEWATTCPPPRHNFTELPRIRSERPAFELHYPHMSARWRDETHVSPFRRKTQPPTPSEKLADASKSSEG